The Drosophila biarmipes strain raj3 chromosome X, RU_DBia_V1.1, whole genome shotgun sequence genome includes the window taatttgcAAAGCAAAGTTTTTGGATTGGTTATGCGAGATTTAGCATATACCAAATGGAAGCGCTATAGAACAGAGAAGTTTCATACTCAATATAAGAATGCTAGGAATATCGTGACCAAAAAAGATAAGGTTTCTTAAAAATGATCATTATAAACGTAAATTTGAAATCTTCTGCTCCATAAAACACAAATGGATTGAATTAAAAAGTCTAGGAATAGgcaaatgtaaacaaaagtCGGATCACAATGTTAATGTTGAATGTTGTGTTGACcgacatttttaaagaattattGTACCTGAGGTTAATAGTAACGCGTACATACCTAAACATAATACCCACTGTGATAACAGTTTTAACTTTGTGTTCGTAGTTCAATGTGATTTCCTCGCTAGTGTCCTTAAAGTTAAGTTTAAAGCCTTAACAAAATATGTCCTTTATttttcctgggcttcctgcgcacaGAAAGTTTGTTTCCGCGAAAATGTAGTGATGTAATGTAATTCACTTTTTAtgataaaacaatattttaactgcaatgtatttgtctcatcactATCTATTCATTGATCGAAAAAAAACCGCCCCAAAGTGgtgaatgtttttaaaaacctGGGTTAGCTTGATGCAAGAAGACCACTTCCTTAATATTTGTGGGTTCATGGCATCAGTCCCGAATACCaatttaacttataatattcATACCTTATCTGTAAGGGTCTAAAACTCCGTTGGCGGCATAGCCTTAGATAGTAAGTTGGGGGTAAAAATATACGGAGCTTTGTGTGCCTACAGGTTAAATAAGATCTGGAGGAGTCGAAAGCCCCGATGCAATTTATACGTCAAAATTCCGATCGCAAAATATAATAGTgaaatactttatttaaatattacagaatttttaattttttttattcaaaaatggaGCGACTCACATCAcatagctgttataggaactatccgtatatttatacccgttactcgtggAGTAAAAGATAAGGAAAAGTGTCTAACTGGTGGGAGGAAGAGTCTTCGATCCTGTACAGTATATTAATCGTTATCGGCATTGCTAACCGAGTCCTTCAAGCCAAGTCTATCCATTTGTTCGTGTGAACGCTGCGATCTCGGAAACTGTAAGAGCTAAGTGGTTGATATTTGCTTTTAACGTACGTAGCGCAGGTTACGCCAACAAGCCACGCCTTTCTAGTATTCTATGATAATTGGATCCTCTTAAGTAAAATCACATACCAGGTATAGCTAAGAATACTTCAAATCGTTGGTTGCCTacatgtatttttaagaattttgaattaaatttaataaaaatcgtgcgactctaacatatacaTAGTTGTCAAAGAAACaatttttctgtaatatcactgaagcaacaatccctaaaatttaacatgttactaacattgattatttcttataactacaagggtatacaaacttcggctttctgaagctaacttcctttcatGTTTTTTGTCGTTTGTGAGCTATAGCGTCGCAATCATGGtgcaaaataatttggaaatgcGGCATATTTTACAGTATTACTACGATAATGGCAAAAATACATCTTCGCCAAGACATCGTCGCCAATAATGTGTGCAGTTTATGGACTCGATACAGATTTCATTTCCACAGCACAACGATGATTTCAACGAAGATGCGCCACGCTCCGTCGAAAATTGCGATAAAATAGCTGAATTAGTCGAAAGAGTCCGTAGCATGTTTAAAGCTGGGCATAAGTCATCAAACCTTTACAAAccattttaagtaaattccaATAAGGAAAACCGCAGGACTTTTTTGAAAACCTCATATATAAGGGCATTTAATAAGCATTTTATgctttaacaaaaaaaaaactatgaaACAAAAACTGAACTTTAGTCGTACGGCTGTGAAAGTGAATTTACgctaatatttcttttttgaacTACATGTACATCTATCAAAATAACGGGGCTTTGAGCGAGTTTTGTTGTGGTGACAACGACTGGTACAATGTACACCCTCAAAACCTATTCCACAGCTTTTCTTACGTTCTTTAACATTGTTTTCCTTGTGTCGTTATTTATTGTAGTTTATCGTGAGtcgaaatatgcaaattgtacCGATTTGTACCAGGTCAAGGGACCATAGAAAATGCTACTTATTTTTGCATTGAGAGAGGGCTACCCTCGCTCATAAAGCTTAAGCGGCTTTTGTTGTCGCAGAAAAACAAATCTGCAAAATTCATTTACCCTGATTATTATTGAATTCATCGGTTCCTTAGtcttaatatataaattaaacccTGATTGAGACACATATATTACCGCATCATTTAGTAGGTTTTACTATTGCTATGGCCTTGTGTATCTCCATAGTGTTAAAGGGTATTTCGAGTTTCTGTGCACCAATCGAACAACCCGTCTTTCCTTTAATGGTCCTATTCCATATCCCTGTCAAATAAACGACATCAAATCGCGAACTGACGTGATAACAAATAACCACAAATTGCTGTTGCCAACAGAATTCGTATTGTTTggttatttaataaatgtatgtaCATAATTCGAAGCACCCATCAACGGTGCAACTTAGATGCGCCGTACCCCTCTTCCttgcatttcaatttccaATAACAACAACGGGCGATTGGAAGGAGCCATCAATCCCAGTCCTTGTAGATCACTTAGTGGCTTCCGACAAGCCAGTTGGCATAAAGCGGCTCATTATCCCATATTCGCCGACGGTTGGCTGTCTGCTATCAAACTCCCGGATCCTTGAAACATGTGCTCCTCTCTTGGACTAGTCGTCGAAGGCATTCCGCTGGGCAGTGGTCGCCAGTTTTCTCCCAGGTTGACCATGAAAAGGGAATACAACACCAAGTGCTTTCGACCGGAGCGCTATTGTCACGAGGTGGCCAATCACTATAAGGATTACAAGATGCAGCAGAATCACCGCCAGCAGCGTCTAGGATATGACTATGGATCCGGATCGTTGGGCCATCGGCGACGCAGGAGGAGGCGCGTGTTGGATACATCTGCCTCATCAACGTCAGGATATGCGCAGCTCCGCGATGTGTGGCCAACCAATGTGCACTACTTTCCCAGGTTTGGTGGTGGGGGTTGTGGGAGCCTTTGCCCACCGGCAATTTACCTCTGAATACGAGTCCTTGAGTGTGGAAGTCTTTGACGGTGTCTGCCGTTAGGTAGTTAGGTACTAGCAGAACAGATCTTTGTCATGCTGTTTACGCTGCAGCTCGAATTTCCGTGCTAAAGTCTATTGTAGTAGTATGTTGTAGTTTATGTAAATGTAAACTGGCAAAGGTGATAAAATGTTTCCTTACATGTGGGGCAACAATCGCACGAAATTCTAAAATCTGCCCGGTGtccacatttttaatgacttCGTTTTCGTGCATAATGAAATTGATTATTTAGTGACATTTTAGCGGCTTGCTAAAGTAGGCTTATTTTTTGAGATTCTTCAAATTtgctaaataataaaaagaagagGTAGTCTGAATGACTATTTCTCCGATCACAGCTCTTTAAGGTCGACGTTTCAAAATTGAATCCTAGTCAATAAGaaaaatagcatttttatactttttttaaaaggtcCTAAGGGCAAAATAAagttactatttttaaattctttagaATGGAATTTTCGTACTTATTTACCCAAATCGCCAGCCCTGCATTCAATATGCTTTCATAGTATGATTGCGGAAAAgtttcacaaaaaaataaaaggttaTTAAGGTTGTAAGGTTTGgtgtttggtgtttttaacattttaattagttctcagttgtgaatttaatattattaaaaccgcaggactatatcatatagctgtcgtaggaccgatcggaaaattgacgGTGTTTTCgacatattatattttactattgagaatatcatattttgttatttgaagaaattcgaattaaatttagtaaaaatcggacgattctAACATATATGTAggtgtcaaagaaacggtcagagaaataatgaaataattattaaaaaagaaaggatgttggcttcggcaagccgaagtttgtatacccatgcagttataagaagtaatcaacgttagtaacaccatgttgaatttttaaggattttgcTACCCGCAGTAGAAACAAGGCTTTTGGTAAGGATTCAGAGCGATAGCTTTTAAATCGAGAGATTAGTTTGCTTAGAAACAGGAAgaaggacatggctagatcgcctcgtctagtgatgctgatcaagaatatatatggtTTCAAGGGGTCGGAAAGGTCTCCGTCACTGCgtttcaaacttctgactaaaatcattgtTCTTTTAAGCCTGTGTTGTTTACACAGTTGTTTGCAGAACTCCATGATAATTAATACATATAACATACAGGGTCTGAAATGGGTCCTTCTACCTTACGACTACTACCTTTAAATCCACGAGCAACGGGTCTAAACAACATTTCAGCTTCTACGTTTATTGAGCTTCATTAACCAACCCTTTAAAAGTAGTTCAAGTTTAAATTGAGAATATTGGGGGCCTTGATCAATGCGATATGACAAAGCCTGGGtaacaaaaattttttagcGCTTCCTGGGCTTCAAAAGAAATAAACAGGAAACAAATTGACAGCCATTTTCCCATGAGGAGCGGTAgttgtctttttaattacactACCCCAGTGCAGGCCTAGAGCTGACATCAGGTACCGGCTAAGGACTACAAGTGGGGACTGAAGTTGTCTTGTTTGTCGTACGTGCTTACACTTGCCATTGTAATTAATGCTTTGTTAGGTTTCATTCTATTCGACTAATTGGTGCTTTCACTAATTACAGAGCCGACGATAACACGTATGCGTCGCGAGGCCGACAGACAGTGTGCGACGGTGAGCCGCCTGACGAAACCTACAACGTCTCTGTGCGCCGCATAAAGCGCGCGGAGAGCTGCGAGCAGCTGCGTCACCTGGTCCACCGAATTCAATGGAGGAGCAATTGTAGAAGCAGTTATGAGGCGCAGGTGGCCCCCGCGCCCGGAAGCCAAACCAGCAAAACTGGCCGTCTCAATAATAGGCTAAATATTAATAAGTGCCCCGTGGAAAGCCTACAACAGCAACTGCCATTGGACTTTTACGGCTACTTGAAACTGGCTAACAGCTATTACGAGCGGGGGTTGCAGGCCAACGTCAAGTACCTGCAATCGATTGGACAGCTGGACCGTAATGCAATAACGCCGCCGTTGAGTTTGTTCTTGGACGCAAGGCAGCGAGCCCTGAGCCCAGTCCAAAGGTTGAGCGATCGACTGCTTAAACTGCTCAATAGTTTGCGACACAAGGCGGCCAAGGAGCCGGTAGGTTATCCCGATTTTTGGGTCAGCATAAGGTCGTTCAAGCGAGAGGAGCCAACAAAGAGGAAGCTGTGGCTAGAGGAGGAGGGCTTTGACACGGAGGAGCAAGAAGGGGAACCGCCAGAGCAGCTGGATAGCATGTGTGATTATTATGCTCTGGGCTGTACAACTACAGAATCAGGTGGACCCACTGAAACGTTAGCCGCAGGAGTGACTAATTCCGCAACCAGAGTCACACTCGCCACTTCAACGAACGAAGCTGCTCTTTTTGATGCCACATTCATTTCCCCTGACCAACGACGTCTTTATGAGATCACCGACAATCTGAGCCACCTGAGCATTGAAGATACCAGTAGACGCGGCCATCAACTAACACCCACCCTTCCCGCCATTACACTTGCCGACTGCACCGCTCAACAGGTGGCTCTGCATAGTGCCAGTCTCGACATTGGGGCGCTGCAGATGCCCAACGATCCCAGACCACCGAATCTCAGAGTAAAAGCCACGTAGAATCAGTATAGAAAGGAACAATCGACAGTTCAATCAAAGGGAATCGCACTAGATCGGATCGAGCGAACTGAAAGCGACAGCGTAACCTGCAACAGAACGGAACCGATCCCAAAGGCGCTTGCACGTCAGCGGAAATCGTTTATATGCTAAGTAGAACAAAGTAAAACACACATAGCAAAGCTTGAGCTCTCGAACAATGGTTGTTGTATTTGCCGCTGCCGACGTCGTTAaaaacatcagcagcagcagcgggagcGGCGGCAGCAGTGGTGTCGAAAGCGGTACCGCTGGGTCTCCACCATTTGTCGGCTGTGCACAAGCAACAGCGGTCAATAACAATCATACAGACACAACTACAAAAACGACTAATACAGAAGCGCCGCAGAAAGCGGAGAGTTTCCATCGTCGAAAGGATACTCAGAAGGACCATATTCGGCAGGAAAAAGAGAACGACCATTGTGGCAGCAACATCAATATCACCAACAATAACATGACGGATGCGGACAAAGGAACTGCACCGACAAACTCAAGAACGACTGGGTCGGAGGCGGCTATGCCCACTAAGAGCGCAGTCAGCCAGCGAAGCGTTGATATCAAGATAGAAAAGACCAGCAACATGGAGGCGGCCACCCAGCAGATCACCAATAAGGTCCTCAAACTGGATCTTGCTGGCAAGAGCAGCGACGAATACTCACTTAAGTCGCCCAAGTCACCTATAGCTGGTTAGTATAACTGATTGGAGTAGTACAGCATTGACTTCACATtgaacaaaacattttttcatatcTTATGTCTGTAATCTAAACTATTTGTAATGCGAAATATTACAAATGACAACCCCGACTCtccttattttgaaaaatttgtgTTTTCTTAGCTATCCCACTACACCTTTTTGATGGATGGTCCGATTTGAAGATGGATATTGCTGAACaaaacaacatatatatttacccttttacaacattttctgAAATTGTGTGCGCTTAAGTTGGCTTATGGTCGTTTGTGGACGTTGGAGTAGGTGTGCCACCATGCTGAATTAAGCATGCGCGGTCCCAGAAAGAATGGACAGACATCTCAGAGCGGGCAGTTTTCATGCTATTTGAaagtaaattcaatttaaattgctCCGTCAATCTGTACCccacaaatatttatgtgttCGAACTGAAAGTTTagcatttattgttttgtcaACACCAATGTTTATACCTAGACAAAAGTTGGCCACTCCTCCTCGTTCGCCAACGTTATTGCAAACTTCTGTCAGTGGCCTCAATATCAGTTGTAGAGCCATCTGGGACATAAGTAAGTACAATAGGTAAACTTATTAAatggtatctgatagtcgagacacaCGACTGCAGTGTTCTCTTTTGTTTTCACGAACGTTTCGTGTTTGCGCCAGCAATCTGACCTTATTGCCAGAATTTTCTCTGGCAGCAGTTCTTATCGcatttactattattattgatTCGATTGCGGCTCGATTTCTGTTTACAAAATATGTATTctgaatttttttgtatacttCTAGCACGTTTGCCGCATCAGACATCGCTGACGTCATCAGTAGACGTAGAGGACCGGAAGACATTACGAGAGGCCTTATACCAGGGTATTTTTCATCGACATCGCCGATCTATCTTTGCCGTGGGAAGCTTTCTGCGAATGCTGCGCAGCCGCAATTCGCAATACAACACGATACGGAGCTCATCAGAGGGCGAGGACGTCGACGAGGTTAGATAAAACCTATATATGCTCCCTATGTATGATTCCACGCCCATTCCGCACAtcttcatcagcagcagcaaaagaaTCATCAGGAGGAGCTGAAGCAATCGCAAGAACATCTCCACCCGTCTGGCCAACAAGTATCGACCACATCCACAGCATCACCATCTGGACCGCAGCATCAATCGGACTCGGTTTAGATGGCTTGCTGCTTGAgataaatttttgatttatgcaTTAGCCCGACCGACATTCGCGTAATATTACCTATTTTACGATTTAAGATCGTGCAATCATGAGCCTAGCCATCCGTTGTGTTAGCATGTAGTGAGCCATATAACTATACTATACCATTCTCCCGGACAGTGACCTGATTTATTCCAAAACAAGAGAAAAGCTGTAGTCGACGGGTTCGACTATAATATACCAGTTGCCCAGCTTTCAATAAAGCGTCACCTATCGTTAATTTCTATCGACTGTTTTCTAGATTTCACTACCCTCCCCATAATGTGAAAATTTGTGTATAAATACATCTTGATCCCTATCGTACTTTATTGAGTTTGCTTATTATGCACGAAGTTTCAGAACTTACTTGCCAGATCAcaattctagctcttatagttttcgagatctcagcgcttatacagacagacggacatggctagatcgactcgtctattgatcctgatgaagaatatttatggtttttgGGGTTGGAAATGCTTTTTTCGAccttttacatactttccgacgaatttaGTGTGATATAACTAATATCTGCAGAACACAGAAAGTACAGACGACATTCCCGAGTATCTGCTGCTTCATCTCATTCTTTACTTGAGCAGCTCGCCTTATCGTAACTGCGACATCTTTAAGCTAAATTAAACGAATACCTAGTTATGCTGAACTCAAGCTGAACTAGAAACTACTACTGATGTACAAGCTACATATGTACGCAAACCAATTTAACTGTATGAAACTCGCATTGTTTCTGCGCCCCGCACTCTGTATTAAGGTGGAAAGGTACCCAGCAcacccaatttttttttaattaccaaCTAAAAATATGTAGTAGGAAATATCACTTCAAGGCAATTTAAATCTCTAATTTTTGAATAAGTCTGTGAATGAGCCCATAAAACGGCCTTTTCcaccatttttaaatcaacaaCTTTTGTCAGTCATTTTATACATGCTTACACTAATTTTCACCATATAAAAGAACGCTTGAGTATAGTGCCTCGGCTATCAGATACCTCAGGCGCCACGTGGGCGAGGCATGTTCGCGCAAGGAACTTGTTCTGCGTACGAAGCTAGGGGATTTAAATCTGAAATCCCAATTGTCTATCTTTGATAGTTTCGAGATAGCAATGGTTCAAACctacgattttttaaattcggGACCGGTTTGTTTCCGTAACAGTGTGCGTGGCAATATTTTTGCTGGTTCAACTCAGAGCCACAGTTTTGCACGGTAATGGGCGTCTGAGGGGGCGTGGTATGTTCACtgcttacaaaaataattaatataaatctGATATCTGAACCCCTAGCTCTTAAAGTTTCCAATATCGCAGCCTTCACACGGAATGGTGCACTATATCGACTGGGCTAGCATTCATCGATCAAGAACGCCATTTTAGAAAAAGTACATAAAAAACGGAAACGATCGGTCCTGAATAAGTGGCCATCGCAAAATCATTTTCGGGAAAGCATCTTTCGAGATAAAGCGTTTGGGAAGACAAAGGTAGTTCgcaataaaatactttatcTTCGGTGCTAACGGACCGATTGGAATGAAATTTGTGTgacttttttaaaactatatattttaagaaagtgCAAGCAAACGTGTATTGAACCCCTTAACTCAATAACTACCGAATATATCGAAATGATATTCCTGGCTCGCACTCATCTaagtataaaaaacaaaattagacAATTGAAAACATACACATTAAATGTGTAAGTGTTGTAGAAAAGCtgatttaaaaagtaaaataaaatgaaatctgTAGATGCCCTCTAATCCACCTACTATCATTTAGAGTGCTGGGCTGCCAAATAGTCGAGATATGAGCGACTATATAAGTTTAAGATATTCTTATTTCCCATTTTTGATGTCATTGAGAATTCAttggaaattgtttttcattgcAATGGGAACAAAAGCAGCAAGtcgaaaaaaatgattttaaaatttaaagaaattgatATATTGGCCTAGATATATGTAGCTGTTATATACGATGTAAAACATACGAGGATGTCACATAAATCGGAGAGCGCGAAGTTGGTTGAGTTTCTTATGTGCATCGTATAAATTTTATACGACTTAGCGCTGAAATAATGTCTGAAGGACCTCTGCTGTATTGACGTTTAAATGAATATATCCTAGTTTGTAAGAactacatttacatttttttgctaAGAGAACTGTGTGTCACCCCGATTTTGCgtaattgattttgatttcgatCCCACACCCTAATATCTAATAGCGTaaacacatattttaaaacattatttgttaaataaagAGCTACTGCTAATTGAATAGTTAGAAAGACATTGTACAGGCATATAGTACAGACATATATTACACATTTAAAATGGGTTCTTAACAAAAAAGACAAccgttattttttatacagtACTGTTTCGTAGTTGATTTCACATAGAacttcaattattttttcgatttGTCGATTTgagtaacaataaaaactaaagaaaTGCTATTTGATCCATTTGTTATTTGATCTCTGTTATTTTCAGTTCTTCCAGCGCCGCGGTTCGAAGCAACTTCGACTTCCGCATCTCTTTAATCGGTCATCTTGACTTTATTAAGAGCtacaaatatgaaataaaacgGTTGGTTATGCTGTCAGCCAAATCTGGGCCAAACGATGGTAAAGTTAAAGGCTGGTGCAGTCCAGGGCTGGAGCAAAAATAAAGGTGCTTGCCAACTTCCACCGAGAGTAGTTAAAAAAtcctattgatttaaaaggtGATACATTAATATGAGCATAGCAAAGATGGTATTCGGAAATTACATGCAAATAAAAGGTTCCTGAGTCACCCCCAAGCCATCAAGTAcaggaatatacattttacgttttaaaatttgttttattaaacgTTTCGTTGTAGTattgaaatgtttaaaaaaagacagtttaattcaaatgaaatatacatataccTCTTATTACTGATAAGCCGTAGGGTGTAGCGTGGAGGTCGTAATCCGTAGAGCGTTCTGAACCAAATTTGTCCCCAAAGTTATGGTCTCAAATTACGATGACCCCCCAACGGTGAATACGAAAgctttttgtaaaaataccatagcagtcaaaacaaataaataaaccagGCTTCAAAAAATCATGGTCAAGGAAAAATGCATCAAAAAAAAGGTATACCAGTACATGAAAAAACACTGTAGGCGCTTCCTTACTGCATTACAAATGTATACCTTCGCAAGAGTATACAAAATCGTGAAAAAATCATGTTTTATTCGTACTGTATTATGCGCGTTCAGCTGCATGACCGTAAAAAAAGTGCGCGGCTTTTGCATGAAGCAAACGTTTTTCCGTTTTAATCGACATActtttctt containing:
- the LOC108033343 gene encoding uncharacterized protein LOC108033343 — translated: MCSSLGLVVEGIPLGSGRQFSPRLTMKREYNTKCFRPERYCHEVANHYKDYKMQQNHRQQRLGYDYGSGSLGHRRRRRRRVLDTSASSTSGYAQLRDVWPTNVHYFPRADDNTYASRGRQTVCDGEPPDETYNVSVRRIKRAESCEQLRHLVHRIQWRSNCRSSYEAQVAPAPGSQTSKTGRLNNRLNINKCPVESLQQQLPLDFYGYLKLANSYYERGLQANVKYLQSIGQLDRNAITPPLSLFLDARQRALSPVQRLSDRLLKLLNSLRHKAAKEPVGYPDFWVSIRSFKREEPTKRKLWLEEEGFDTEEQEGEPPEQLDSMCDYYALGCTTTESGGPTETLAAGVTNSATRVTLATSTNEAALFDATFISPDQRRLYEITDNLSHLSIEDTSRRGHQLTPTLPAITLADCTAQQVALHSASLDIGALQMPNDPRPPNLRVKAT
- the LOC108033363 gene encoding uncharacterized protein LOC108033363 isoform X3; this encodes MVVVFAAADVVKNISSSSGSGGSSGVESGTAGSPPFVGCAQATAVNNNHTDTTTKTTNTEAPQKAESFHRRKDTQKDHIRQEKENDHCGSNINITNNNMTDADKGTAPTNSRTTGSEAAMPTKSAVSQRSVDIKIEKTSNMEAATQQITNKVLKLDLAGKSSDEYSLKSPKSPIAARLPHQTSLTSSVDVEDRKTLREALYQGIFHRHRRSIFAVGSFLRMLRSRNSQYNTIRSSSEGEDVDEFFQRRGSKQLRLPHLFNRSS
- the LOC108033363 gene encoding uncharacterized protein LOC108033363 isoform X2; amino-acid sequence: MVVVFAAADVVKNISSSSGSGGSSGVESGTAGSPPFVGCAQATAVNNNHTDTTTKTTNTEAPQKAESFHRRKDTQKDHIRQEKENDHCGSNINITNNNMTDADKGTAPTNSRTTGSEAAMPTKSAVSQRSVDIKIEKTSNMEAATQQITNKVLKLDLAGKSSDEYSLKSPKSPIAARLPHQTSLTSSVDVEDRKTLREALYQGIFHRHRRSIFAVGSFLRMLRSRNSQYNTIRSSSEGEDVDEQQKNHQEELKQSQEHLHPSGQQVSTTSTASPSGPQHQSDSV
- the LOC108033363 gene encoding uncharacterized protein LOC108033363 isoform X1, giving the protein MVVVFAAADVVKNISSSSGSGGSSGVESGTAGSPPFVGCAQATAVNNNHTDTTTKTTNTEAPQKAESFHRRKDTQKDHIRQEKENDHCGSNINITNNNMTDADKGTAPTNSRTTGSEAAMPTKSAVSQRSVDIKIEKTSNMEAATQQITNKVLKLDLAGKSSDEYSLKSPKSPIAARLPHQTSLTSSVDVEDRKTLREALYQGIFHRHRRSIFAVGSFLRMLRSRNSQYNTIRSSSEGEDVDEQQQKNHQEELKQSQEHLHPSGQQVSTTSTASPSGPQHQSDSV
- the LOC108033363 gene encoding uncharacterized protein LOC108033363 isoform X4 produces the protein MFIPRQKLATPPRSPTLLQTSVSGLNISCRAIWDITRLPHQTSLTSSVDVEDRKTLREALYQGIFHRHRRSIFAVGSFLRMLRSRNSQYNTIRSSSEGEDVDEQQQKNHQEELKQSQEHLHPSGQQVSTTSTASPSGPQHQSDSV